The nucleotide sequence TGTGCGATAAGCACTGTTACCCTTTCCGAATTTCTTTATTCTCTTTACTGCGATGCCTTTTCTTTCCCGGATTTTAACTCTCGGCGGCCTCCTGCTGCCTCTTTCCCTGGCTGCGCAAACTTCCCAAACTACCCCAGTAGCTCCAGCGCCAGCTGTAGCGCTGTCCGAAGATTCAGTGCGGGTGATGTCGGGGCTGGTGCAGGCCAGCGTGCGGCAGCTGCGCGCCATCTACTACGAGCCCGATGACGCCCGCGCCACCCAGCTCGTGGAAACCGCGTTGCTCCAGATTCCGGCCTACAACCAGCGCCTGAGCACCTACACCGCCAGCTTGCCACGCGAGCAGCAGCAGCTACTGGCCCAGCGCCTGCGCCAGCAGCCCTGGCAGATTGAGCTGCAGACCTTGCTGCGCAGCCCTCAGTACAAAGACTTCAACACCCGCACGGCCCGCAGCCCTAGCCTTAAAGCCGCCTCCGACCGCCTGGCCGCCACGGGCTTCCTGGGAACCAAGCCGCAAGCAGCCAAGCCGGCAGCCGCCAGCACCGCCAAGGCCCCGGCCGCCACTACTCCCGACAAAGCCGTAGCCGCCGCGCCTGCCACTAGGCCCCTGACCGTTCCAGCCAAAGCGGCCCCGGCCGCCGCGCCCGCTGCCCTGCCCGGCAATGCCCTGGTAGCAGCCAAGGCCAAACCTTTAGCGCCGACCCTCACGCTGGCGGCCCCGGCCAAAGCGGCAACTCCCAAAGCCGTGCGGCATCATACGGTAGTCAAAGGCGAAACCCTGTTTGCCATTGCCCGCCAGTACGGCGTGAAGCCCGACCAGCTCCAGAGCTGGAATGCCAAGCCCGACAACAGCGTGAAAATCGGCGAAGTCCTCACCATTCAAACACCTGAATAGCCGGCCGCAACTCCCACATTAAGAGCAAAGCCAGTGCCCCTTATCCTTTTTCGGAGAGGGGGTCAGGGGGTGAGACACCTGCCATAACGATACACTTGCCGGCCAAGAGCCACCTCCAGCAAAGCAAAAGGCCGCCCGATAAGGCGGCCTTTTGCTTTGCAGTGGATGACAGAGGCGTGATTAAGCCAGCGCCAGTTCCGGCAATGCCTGGGGCACGCGCGCAATCCGGCGGGTGCGGTGGCGGAGCAGCGCCACCACCTCGGCTTCGGAGCGGAACTGGCCTTCCAGGTTCACGAAGTTGCGGGCCAGCAAATCGTAGCGGCGCGTCATGAGGTAGGCGAAGATGTGCAGGAAGTGGATGCCGTCGAACACGATGGCCTTGTTCTGGGCGTAGTAGGCCACGTTTTTACGGAAATGGGCCGGATGCTCGC is from Hymenobacter yonginensis and encodes:
- a CDS encoding LysM peptidoglycan-binding domain-containing protein, producing the protein MPFLSRILTLGGLLLPLSLAAQTSQTTPVAPAPAVALSEDSVRVMSGLVQASVRQLRAIYYEPDDARATQLVETALLQIPAYNQRLSTYTASLPREQQQLLAQRLRQQPWQIELQTLLRSPQYKDFNTRTARSPSLKAASDRLAATGFLGTKPQAAKPAAASTAKAPAATTPDKAVAAAPATRPLTVPAKAAPAAAPAALPGNALVAAKAKPLAPTLTLAAPAKAATPKAVRHHTVVKGETLFAIARQYGVKPDQLQSWNAKPDNSVKIGEVLTIQTPE